One Pseudomonas sp. AN-1 genomic region harbors:
- a CDS encoding bifunctional prephenate dehydrogenase/3-phosphoshikimate 1-carboxyvinyltransferase produces MADRRPAPLVGRLVVVGLGLIGGSFAKGLRQQGLCREVVGVDLDAESRRLAVQLGVVDRCESELAAACVGADAIMLAVPIIAMEKVLAQLATFDLGDAVLTDVGSAKGNVVRAARAAFGSRVARFVPGHPIAGSEKSGVEAANGKLYRRHKVILTPLAETDPQALALVDGLWRALDADVEHMSVEHHDEVLAATSHLPHLLAFGLVDSLAHQSENLEIFRYAAGGFRDFTRIAGSDPLMWHDIFLANREAVLRILDRFRSDLDVLREAIDHGDGHHLLGVFTRARVAREHFSKILAQRAYVDAMHSNDLIFLAQPGGSLSGRIRVPGDKSISHRSIMLGSLAEGTTEVEGFLEGEDALATIQAFRDMGVVIEGPHHGRVTVHGVGLHGLKAPAGPLYMGNSGTSMRLLSGLLAAQPFDTELTGDPSLSKRPMNRVAKPLREMGALIETGPEGRPPLRIKGGQKLTGMHYEMPMASAQVKSCLLLAGLYAAGETSVTEPAPTRDHTERMLRGFGYPVNVEGATARVESGHKLSATHIEVPADISSAAFFLVAASIAEGSELVLEHVGINPTRTGVIDILKLMGGDITLENQREVGGEPVADIRVRSAKLKGIEIPEDLVPLAIDEFPVLFVAAACAEGRTVLRGAEELRVKESDRIQVMADGLQACGVKAEPTPDGIVIDGGPIGGGELWAHGDHRIAMSFSIASLRASAPIRIHDCANVATSFPNFLALCAEVGVRVAREGEQ; encoded by the coding sequence GTGGCTGATCGCCGCCCCGCGCCCCTGGTCGGCCGCCTGGTGGTGGTCGGCCTCGGCCTGATCGGCGGCTCCTTCGCCAAGGGCCTGCGCCAGCAGGGCCTGTGCCGCGAGGTGGTCGGCGTCGACCTGGACGCCGAGTCGCGCCGCCTGGCGGTGCAGCTCGGCGTGGTCGACCGCTGCGAGAGCGAACTGGCCGCGGCCTGCGTCGGCGCCGACGCGATCATGCTGGCGGTGCCGATCATCGCCATGGAGAAGGTGCTGGCCCAACTGGCCACCTTCGACCTTGGCGATGCCGTGCTCACCGACGTCGGCAGCGCCAAGGGCAACGTGGTGCGCGCCGCGCGCGCCGCCTTCGGTTCCCGCGTGGCGCGCTTCGTGCCGGGTCACCCGATCGCCGGCTCGGAGAAGAGCGGCGTGGAGGCAGCCAACGGCAAGCTGTACCGCCGTCACAAGGTGATCCTCACCCCGCTGGCCGAGACCGATCCACAGGCGCTGGCGCTGGTCGATGGCCTGTGGCGCGCGCTGGACGCCGACGTCGAGCACATGAGCGTCGAGCACCACGACGAGGTGCTTGCCGCCACCAGCCACCTGCCGCACCTGCTGGCCTTCGGCCTGGTCGACTCGCTGGCCCACCAGAGCGAGAACCTGGAAATCTTCCGCTACGCCGCCGGCGGCTTCCGCGACTTCACCCGCATCGCCGGCAGCGATCCTTTGATGTGGCACGACATCTTCCTCGCCAACCGCGAGGCGGTGTTGCGTATCCTCGACCGCTTCCGCAGCGATCTCGACGTGCTGCGCGAGGCGATCGATCATGGGGACGGGCATCACCTGCTGGGCGTGTTCACCCGCGCCCGCGTCGCCCGCGAGCATTTCAGCAAAATCCTGGCCCAACGGGCCTATGTGGACGCCATGCATTCCAACGACCTGATCTTCCTGGCCCAACCGGGCGGCAGCCTGAGCGGACGGATTCGCGTCCCGGGCGACAAGTCCATCTCCCACCGCTCGATCATGCTCGGCTCGCTGGCCGAGGGCACCACCGAGGTGGAAGGCTTCCTCGAGGGCGAGGACGCCCTGGCCACCATCCAGGCGTTCCGCGACATGGGCGTGGTCATCGAGGGCCCGCACCACGGCCGCGTCACCGTGCACGGCGTGGGCCTGCACGGTCTCAAGGCGCCGGCAGGCCCGCTGTACATGGGCAACTCCGGCACCTCCATGCGCCTGCTCTCCGGCCTGCTCGCCGCCCAGCCGTTCGACACCGAGCTGACCGGCGACCCGTCGCTGTCCAAGCGGCCGATGAACCGCGTGGCCAAGCCGCTGCGCGAGATGGGCGCGCTGATCGAGACCGGCCCGGAAGGCCGCCCGCCGCTGCGCATCAAGGGTGGCCAGAAGCTGACCGGCATGCACTACGAGATGCCGATGGCCAGCGCCCAAGTCAAGTCCTGCCTGCTGCTGGCCGGCCTGTACGCGGCCGGCGAGACCTCGGTGACCGAGCCGGCGCCGACCCGCGACCACACCGAGCGCATGCTGCGCGGCTTCGGCTACCCGGTGAACGTCGAGGGCGCCACTGCCAGGGTGGAGAGCGGTCACAAGCTCAGCGCCACCCACATCGAGGTGCCGGCCGACATCTCCTCGGCGGCCTTCTTCCTGGTCGCGGCGAGCATCGCCGAGGGCTCCGAGCTGGTCCTCGAGCACGTCGGCATCAACCCGACCCGCACCGGGGTGATCGACATCCTCAAGCTGATGGGCGGCGACATCACCCTGGAGAACCAGCGCGAAGTCGGCGGCGAGCCGGTGGCCGACATCCGCGTGCGCTCGGCCAAGCTCAAGGGTATCGAGATCCCCGAGGACCTGGTGCCGCTGGCCATCGACGAGTTCCCGGTGCTGTTCGTCGCCGCCGCCTGCGCCGAAGGGCGCACCGTGCTGCGCGGCGCCGAGGAGCTGCGCGTCAAGGAGTCCGACCGCATCCAGGTGATGGCCGACGGCCTCCAGGCCTGCGGCGTCAAGGCCGAGCCGACTCCGGACGGCATCGTCATCGACGGCGGCCCGATCGGCGGCGGCGAGCTGTGGGCGCACGGCGACCACCGCATCGCCATGTCGTTCAGCATCGCCTCGCTGCGCGCCAGCGCGCCGATCCGCATCCACGACTGCGCCAACGTGGCCACCTCCTTCCCCAACTTCCTCGCCCTGTGCGCCGAGGTCGGGGTGCGCGTGGCCCGGGAAGGCGAGCAATGA
- the cmk gene encoding (d)CMP kinase codes for MIGLAPVVAIDGPSGSGKGTVCSRLARQLGWHLLDSGALYRLLALAAGRHGIALDNEAALETLAANLDVQFVAAAEGLHGQRILLEGEEVGDELRTEQAGAGASQVAALPGVRSALLQRQRDFRVAPGLIADGRDMGTVVFPDAPLKIFLTASAEERARRRYLQLKDKVPGANLSSLLEEIRARDERDTQRAVAPLKPASDAILLDSTELSIEQVLERILAEVAARDLAG; via the coding sequence ATGATCGGCCTGGCCCCGGTCGTCGCCATCGACGGGCCGAGCGGCTCGGGCAAGGGCACGGTGTGCAGCCGGCTGGCCCGCCAGCTCGGCTGGCACCTGCTCGATTCCGGCGCGCTGTATCGCCTGCTGGCGCTGGCCGCCGGCCGCCACGGCATCGCCCTGGACAACGAGGCGGCGCTGGAGACCCTGGCCGCCAACCTCGACGTGCAGTTCGTCGCCGCCGCGGAAGGCCTGCACGGCCAGCGCATCCTGCTGGAAGGCGAGGAGGTCGGCGACGAGCTGCGCACCGAGCAGGCCGGCGCGGGCGCCTCGCAGGTCGCCGCGCTGCCCGGCGTGCGCAGCGCGCTGCTGCAGCGCCAGCGCGATTTCCGCGTGGCGCCGGGGCTGATCGCCGACGGTCGCGACATGGGCACCGTGGTGTTTCCCGACGCGCCGCTGAAGATCTTCCTCACCGCCAGCGCCGAGGAACGCGCCCGCCGGCGCTACCTGCAGTTGAAGGACAAGGTGCCTGGTGCTAATCTGTCCAGTCTGCTGGAAGAGATCCGTGCGCGTGACGAACGCGACACGCAGCGTGCTGTGGCTCCACTGAAGCCGGCGTCTGACGCCATCCTGCTGGATTCCACTGAACTCTCGATCGAGCAGGTACTGGAGCGCATCCTCGCCGAAGTCGCCGCGCGCGATCTGGCCGGATGA
- the hisC gene encoding histidinol-phosphate transaminase, producing MSCDFLALAVPGVQKLSPYVPGKPVDELARELNLDPAGIVKLASNENPLGPSPKALEAIRAELGDITRYPDGSGYALKAKLSERFGLAPEQITLGNGSNDVLDLIARAWLAPGLNAVFSQYAFAVYPISTQATGAEGRAVPAKDHGHDLEAMLAAIDANTRVVFVANPNNPTGTWFGPDALESFLARVPQNVLVVLDEAYIEFAEGGELPNGLEYLARYPNLIVTRTLCKAYGLAGLRVGYAASSPQVADVLNRVRQPFNVNSLALVAACAALDDAEYLAEGRRVNAAGMAQLEAGLAALDLAWIPSKGNFLAVDFGSDAAPINQGLLERGVIVRPVAGYGMPTFLRVSIGTEAENARFLAALAQVLGRG from the coding sequence ATGAGCTGTGACTTCCTCGCCCTGGCCGTGCCGGGTGTGCAGAAACTGTCCCCCTACGTCCCGGGCAAGCCGGTCGACGAACTGGCCCGCGAGCTGAACCTCGACCCGGCCGGCATCGTCAAGCTGGCCAGCAACGAGAACCCGCTGGGCCCCTCGCCGAAGGCGCTGGAGGCGATCCGCGCCGAGCTGGGCGACATCACCCGCTATCCCGACGGCAGTGGCTACGCGCTGAAGGCCAAGCTGAGCGAGCGCTTCGGCCTGGCTCCCGAGCAGATCACCCTGGGCAACGGCTCCAACGACGTGCTCGACCTGATCGCCCGCGCCTGGCTGGCGCCGGGGCTGAACGCGGTGTTCAGCCAGTACGCCTTCGCCGTCTACCCGATCTCCACCCAGGCCACCGGTGCCGAGGGCCGCGCCGTGCCGGCCAAGGACCATGGCCACGACCTGGAGGCCATGCTGGCGGCCATCGACGCCAACACCCGCGTGGTGTTCGTCGCCAACCCGAACAACCCGACCGGCACCTGGTTCGGCCCGGACGCGCTGGAGTCGTTCCTGGCGCGCGTGCCGCAGAATGTGCTGGTGGTACTCGACGAGGCCTACATCGAGTTCGCCGAGGGCGGCGAGCTGCCCAACGGCCTCGAATATCTGGCGCGCTACCCGAACCTGATCGTCACCCGCACCCTGTGCAAGGCCTACGGCCTGGCCGGCCTGCGCGTCGGCTATGCCGCATCCAGCCCGCAGGTGGCCGACGTGCTCAACCGCGTGCGCCAGCCGTTCAACGTCAACAGCCTGGCCTTGGTCGCCGCCTGCGCCGCGCTGGACGACGCCGAGTACCTGGCCGAAGGCCGCCGGGTCAACGCCGCCGGCATGGCTCAGCTGGAGGCCGGTCTGGCCGCGCTGGATCTTGCGTGGATTCCCAGCAAGGGCAACTTCCTCGCCGTCGACTTCGGTAGCGACGCTGCGCCGATCAACCAGGGCCTGCTGGAGCGCGGGGTGATCGTCCGCCCGGTGGCCGGCTATGGCATGCCGACCTTCCTGCGCGTGTCCATCGGCACCGAGGCGGAGAACGCCCGCTTCCTCGCGGCGCTCGCCCAGGTGCTCGGCCGTGGCTGA
- the rpsA gene encoding 30S ribosomal protein S1, with protein sequence MSESFAELFEESLKSLDMQPGAIITGIVVDIDGDWVTVHAGLKSEGVIPVEQFYNEQGELTIKVGDEVHVALDAVEDGFGETKLSREKAKRAESWIVLEAAFAAEEVVKGIINGKVKGGFTVDINGIRAFLPGSLVDVRPVRDTTHLENKELEFKVIKLDQKRNNVVVSRRSVLEAENSAEREALLESLQEGQQVKGIVKNLTDYGAFVDLGGVDGLLHITDMAWKRIKHPSEIVNVGDEIEVKVLKFDRERNRVSLGLKQLGEDPWVAIKARYPEGTRVQARVTNLTDYGCFAELEEGVEGLVHVSEMDWTNKNIHPSKVVNVGDEVEVMVLDIDEERRRISLGIKQCKPNPWEEFSGHFNKGDRISGTIKSITDFGIFIGLEGGIDGLVHLSDISWNEPGEEAVRRFKKGDELDTVILSVDPERERISLGIKQLEDDPFSNYAALNEKGAIVRGTVKEVDAKGAVITLATEVEGVLKASEISRDRVEDARNVLKEGDEVEAKIISIDRKSRVISLSVKSKDVDDEKEAMKELRKQDVSAGPTTIGDLIKAQMSNQN encoded by the coding sequence ATGAGCGAAAGCTTCGCAGAACTTTTTGAAGAAAGCCTGAAATCCCTCGACATGCAGCCGGGTGCCATCATCACCGGCATCGTGGTCGACATCGACGGTGACTGGGTCACCGTGCATGCCGGCCTCAAGTCCGAGGGCGTCATCCCGGTCGAGCAGTTCTACAACGAGCAGGGCGAGCTGACCATCAAGGTCGGTGACGAAGTCCACGTGGCGCTGGACGCCGTGGAAGACGGTTTCGGCGAAACCAAGCTGTCCCGCGAGAAGGCCAAGCGCGCCGAGTCCTGGATCGTTCTGGAAGCTGCGTTCGCTGCCGAAGAAGTGGTCAAGGGCATCATCAACGGCAAGGTCAAGGGCGGCTTCACCGTCGACATCAACGGCATCCGCGCGTTCCTGCCGGGTTCGCTGGTTGACGTCCGTCCGGTGCGTGACACCACCCACCTGGAAAACAAAGAGCTCGAGTTCAAGGTCATCAAGCTCGACCAGAAGCGCAACAACGTTGTCGTTTCCCGTCGCAGCGTGCTGGAAGCCGAGAACAGCGCCGAGCGCGAAGCCCTGCTGGAATCCCTGCAGGAAGGCCAGCAGGTCAAGGGTATCGTCAAGAACCTCACCGACTACGGTGCGTTCGTTGACCTGGGCGGCGTCGATGGTCTGCTGCACATCACCGACATGGCCTGGAAGCGCATCAAGCACCCGTCCGAGATCGTCAACGTCGGCGACGAGATCGAAGTCAAGGTCCTCAAGTTCGACCGCGAGCGCAACCGCGTCTCCCTGGGTCTGAAGCAGCTGGGCGAAGATCCGTGGGTCGCCATCAAGGCGCGCTACCCGGAAGGCACCCGCGTGCAGGCCCGCGTCACCAACCTGACCGACTACGGCTGCTTCGCCGAGCTGGAAGAAGGCGTCGAAGGTCTGGTGCACGTGTCCGAAATGGACTGGACCAACAAGAACATCCACCCGTCGAAGGTCGTCAACGTCGGCGACGAAGTGGAAGTCATGGTCCTGGACATCGACGAAGAGCGTCGTCGTATCTCCCTCGGCATCAAGCAGTGCAAGCCGAACCCGTGGGAAGAGTTCTCCGGCCACTTCAACAAGGGCGACCGCATCTCCGGCACCATCAAGTCGATCACCGATTTCGGTATCTTCATCGGTCTGGAAGGCGGCATCGACGGTCTGGTTCACCTGTCCGACATCTCCTGGAACGAGCCGGGTGAAGAAGCCGTGCGTCGCTTCAAGAAGGGCGACGAGCTGGACACCGTCATCCTGTCGGTCGATCCGGAGCGCGAGCGCATCTCCCTGGGCATCAAGCAGCTGGAAGACGATCCGTTCTCCAACTACGCCGCCCTGAACGAGAAAGGCGCCATCGTCCGTGGCACCGTCAAGGAAGTCGACGCCAAGGGCGCCGTCATCACCCTGGCCACCGAAGTGGAAGGCGTGCTGAAGGCTTCCGAAATCAGCCGTGACCGCGTCGAAGACGCCCGCAACGTGCTGAAGGAAGGCGACGAAGTCGAAGCCAAGATCATCAGCATCGACCGCAAGAGCCGCGTCATCAGCCTGTCCGTGAAGTCCAAGGACGTCGATGACGAGAAGGAAGCCATGAAGGAACTGCGCAAGCAAGACGTGAGCGCCGGTCCGACCACCATCGGCGACCTGATCAAGGCTCAGATGAGCAACCAGAACTAA
- a CDS encoding ABC transporter ATP-binding protein has protein sequence MLRFENVSTFYGKIQALHGVSLEVQKGEIVTLIGANGAGKSTLLMTLCGSPRAASGSIRYLGEELVGQDSCDIMRKSIAIVPEGRRVFARLTVEENLAMGGFFTAKGDYQEQMDKVLALFPRLKERYAQRAGTMSGGEQQMLAIGRALMSKPRLLLLDEPSLGLAPIIIQQIFEIIEQLREDGVTVFLVEQNANQALRLADRGYVLENGRIVLQDSGAALLANPEVRKAYLGG, from the coding sequence ATGCTGAGATTCGAGAATGTCTCCACCTTCTACGGCAAGATCCAGGCGCTGCACGGGGTCAGCCTCGAGGTGCAGAAGGGCGAGATCGTCACCCTGATCGGCGCCAACGGCGCCGGCAAGTCCACCCTGCTGATGACCCTGTGCGGCTCGCCGCGCGCCGCCAGCGGCAGCATCCGCTACCTAGGCGAGGAGCTGGTCGGCCAGGACTCCTGCGACATCATGCGCAAGAGCATCGCCATCGTCCCCGAGGGCCGGCGGGTGTTCGCCCGCCTGACGGTGGAGGAGAACCTGGCCATGGGCGGCTTCTTCACCGCCAAGGGCGACTACCAGGAACAGATGGACAAGGTTCTCGCGCTGTTCCCGCGCCTCAAGGAACGCTACGCCCAGCGCGCCGGCACCATGTCCGGCGGCGAGCAGCAGATGCTCGCCATCGGCCGCGCGTTGATGAGCAAGCCGCGCCTGCTGCTGCTCGACGAGCCGTCGCTGGGGCTGGCGCCGATCATCATCCAGCAGATCTTCGAGATCATCGAGCAGCTGCGCGAGGACGGCGTCACCGTGTTCCTGGTCGAGCAGAACGCCAACCAGGCGCTCAGGCTGGCCGACCGCGGCTACGTGCTGGAGAACGGCCGCATCGTCCTGCAGGACAGCGGCGCGGCGCTGCTGGCCAACCCGGAGGTGCGCAAGGCCTACCTGGGCGGCTGA